CCTGAGCTGCTGTTTGACACCAGTGTAAAAGGACTCACCGTTCTTATCCACATCAAGAGTTCCCAGGTCGCCAACTGGCTGTAATGCAAAGACAAGATTAAGGAATGAACAGCAAACATGATGGTATGAAAGAATGGATATCAAGATCCTggctttttataattaaataaatatgtagtTAACAAAAGAGAGAACATTCCATGTTTATTAGAAAAACACTACGTATTGGTAACTTAAATACTAGCATCAATTTTTTTACAGCAAAGAATAATCTTCCACAATTTtgctttaatatatatatatatactttctGTTTCTCAACAAAGAAGTCTGCAGGCAAGATTAAAAACACTTGGGTCTTCAAGCATATATTCAGTCATTACAGAACTCTAAAAGTTATGAAAAGAACAAATTCGCTATCAAGTAAATCATTTGAAAAAATCTTAAGGCAGCAGTGAACCATGTCCTTCATTATAGTTGTGCCCTCCAGATAGCATTGAGATAGGTCCATCAACCAGTAAGTTGCATCTTTAACACAAGTAAGTGCTACTTTGAATCTCACACTTGCACTTTATACTTACTAAATGAAATTAAACTGACATGCACGCGAACTCACAGtcagaaaatgaaatataaaaatgcacAGGAAAAGGGTCGCATGTGAGGTCACTTCATGATttatgtgaaaaagaaaaatatgaaatccgGGATTGCAGAAGTTGGGAAAATAACCTGTTTAGCAGTTCCTTCATTTGATGGATTAAACACTTTCCCTGTACTTGCAGCACCTCTTGTCAGATCACCAAATTCATTAATTGACCAACCGTGTTTTCCAGGTGACAGACCACTAAAACTGGCTTCAATCCTAGCCAGTTCCATACTCACTTGAGCCAATCGAACCACACCAAAAATTTGTGGGCCTTTGAACTCAGCAACAGCTGCAGAAACTAAAAAGTCTGCAAAAGAAGGGCGAGGATAATAATTTGAGAAATTGCAGTTTCATTTGCTGAAATGGGGTGGAGAATTCCATTATATGAATAGCATGCTCAATAATGTGCCTCAAAAAATCGACTCCCATCAATATATTTATGCTCTGTTTGGGAACATggctttgagaatttgaatttcatttatcatATAAATGGTAAGAATGAAATGGATATCTTATGGACAAATTAGTTGAGattcaatatattatatatttaaaaaggcATAAAAACAAGGATTTGTCaactccaaaaatattttaagaagtTCAAGTTCATTACCAAATAGACATCTAACAATCCATGGATTTGAGAAATTATCATGAATGTTACATTTCTAAATAGTTTACTACTCAATTTACACTCTTTTTGAAATCCACATCCAAATTCTAAAATCCTAGTTCCCAAACGCTACCTTAGAAAATTGGTACAATTTAAGCACATCATATAAATAACAATAGCAATTGACAGGacatttctaaaatttcaaggAGTTCCATCAACAAGCTAAATTGAgcataaattttatcattttttagcACAGTTCAGCATCTTGTTTAGAATGTGGTAAACCACAGAACTGGCTGCtacataaattatgaaattccATGAGAAACTATGCCTTTCCTTTCTGTCTAGTACCAGCATGCATAAATGTGAGCAAACAACAAATATACAGGTTAATATCCCCAACATAAATACAAGGTAGATTTGACAAACCTTCTGGCACTCCTTGACCTATTAATCTAGCTTTTCGACCAGTCTGCTCCAATGCTTCATTCATAGTTTTCACAGGCGAATTACCAAGTATTCTCACCACTTGATTGCTCAAGTCAACTTCCACACTCTTGACTCCTTTGCATTTATGAACAGAAAATAGACACGAAATGAAAGAACGTTTAAAAAATATCCCTTCAAAGCCTCAAAAAGATTAGTAAATCACAAAATTATCACTATTGCCTTACCATCAACTGTTTGCAGCTTATTCTTGACCGCAGTAACACAACCTTCACACTTCATATCCACCATATACTCAGTCtgatacaaaaattaaagaccCAACTTTTTAGCATGTCAACAAAATACAATAACCATCCACTTCATGTTCAAGTAAAAGAGGGAGTGGGGGGGACTCAATTTATAGGAGAATACTAAATGAAATAGATTAATCAAGATGTTAACTTACAAGAAGGTCAGGCAAGGACCCATTTTCCTGCAAATCCAAGATCGAAAGAAGCAGAATTTATTAAAGATAATAGTAATAGAGAAGAGCAAGATTTGATGAGAAAAGAACTGGGCAGTGCTCAAAATTGGGAATTTGATAAGAAACCTGAGATGGGTTGTGATTAGATGAGGGTGAATCCATGTTAAGAGCAATGGGAGAGGTCGCGAAGTTCCTTATAAGGCCTAAGCGATTGGGTGGTGAAGAGAGGAAAGGGAGGCTTTTTGCGTTGGGGAAATGAGAAGAATTGCGagaagaggaggaggaagaagaagaagaagaagaaaaagaagaagagaaaacaaaGGCGGCAGGCAGAGCAGAGGCAGAGGCAGCGGCTATGGCAGTGGCAGGGGTCAGCGACCTTAAAAATGCCATAGCTTTTGTTTGGCAATTTTGTACTTTTTGATGGTTAGGTGAAGGTGCGGTTCGTCGAGAGCCGCGAGTTGGCTCGCTTTCCAGATGCTTCTAATCTCAACTTGTAACTTGGAACTAATGCATAATAAATTTAAGGAGCTAATTCTGCATGTTGTGTAAAGTAAGGGGACTAAATATGAGATTTTacctatttatattattaataaaggTATCTTCAATTAAACGTCAACTAATCAGAGTGGCGCAGCGGAAGCGTGGTGGGCCCATAACCCACAGGTCCCAGGATCGAAACCTGGCtctgatatttttgaaataatttcttaatttggGCGATCCGTTTTCATATTTGTTTTGGGCCAAGAGCAATTATTTTTTACTCAATATCCTAATTAGATTGAAATTATGAccataaaattgaataaaaaaaactgcacatatttttcaatataatttattgttattatagggtgtgataaagaaaatataagatATGTTTATCAAACTTTAACAAAgtataattgaattgatatgtaattaataatattttcctaaatatattttgtattaaattcattgctcttaaaaaataataataaatcatttgtagagcaaaatcataataggtaggataatataaaaataaagtaagatTGTTAATTACTCATGCAACTATGAGAGATGTTTATTTCATtgtatatcaaaaataaattatgtatacctcccatttctttatttattaatatgacttttaaaacttaatattttcaacttTAACCTCCTACTCTAACTATTTTCATTGTTActaatttctatcaaattttgataatttaacatatttattttctataaatcAATATGTCAACAATCTAGTCAAGATTTTAAGTTGTCAAATTTTACAAACAATACTTCCAATTTTAATAGTAGGGctgagatttttaaataataacaagactacttatttttaacttttaagtataaggattaaatcttaaattttgtcaaattataGGGACTaagaataattttaactttttaagggATAAGTTGCTTGGTAAGGAATTCAACTAgtgtttgtttttttcctttatttcatAGGTTGAAATCGCCATAGCGCAATGgcgaattttgtttttatttttctttataattttatttaatatttcaaattactattaaaataatttaattgtttcataaattcaaaaattaaatgttgaaaatttaattattgaattttataaatactaaatttatattataaatttgtttgataAGCCAAATctcaaatcttaattttaaattttattttattttattattctaattttaattttattactataatattttatattattttaataaatttagataaaatttaaaaataacactttgaatttttttttacttaaaagggataattgatttcatttatgtttttttttagataaaagaacttaaaactttttaaatttaacattgttctgaaaggaaaattttatatgagTTATTAACACATTTAAAGCTTTGTGCATTTAGaatctttacttttatttttaagattttaatttatatacttttaaatttaaaagattcaGCATAATTAAAGTTATTCTACTAAATTTATTgatgtgattttaaaaaaaaattattcacttAGTAAtcatataatcaataaaatgatattgtaatatacatgaatttaatagaagaattttaataatattggcATCGATATTGTTACTAGTATTAGGTTTGAGCACGCTGAAGCGAGATTCTTCTTGTAGTAAAGGTTGGGAGGGGTTATTCTCAATTCtaggtattgtataaaaaaaatacttaaaatgtCTAATTCTGCACAAAATTCTTGTAcgttttagatttttaaaatttagtccctcgGATTTTAGttctaaaatttaatctctacttgtttcattgaaaattaaaatccaattgaTAACATGGTTATATTGTCGTATGACTTTTGTTAAATCTAAAATGTGCTATCAATTGTACTTTGTTTTTTAAATCAACTATATCAACTTacctaaaatttaacaaaattatcaattggactttaaatttgaaattaaaaggactatatttttagaaataaaagaaaagaagtaaaTTTCAAGGTCCAAAGAGTTAGGTACTGAGAGCATAATTAAACCTGCCTAAGAATAGGACATAGATCATAAAACAAGAAACTAAAAAAATGCTAACGTATATATT
The Gossypium raimondii isolate GPD5lz chromosome 8, ASM2569854v1, whole genome shotgun sequence DNA segment above includes these coding regions:
- the LOC105792150 gene encoding copper chaperone for superoxide dismutase, chloroplastic/cytosolic isoform X1 — protein: MAFLRSLTPATAIAAASASALPAAFVFSSSFSSSSSSSSSSSRNSSHFPNAKSLPFLSSPPNRLGLIRNFATSPIALNMDSPSSNHNPSQENGSLPDLLTEYMVDMKCEGCVTAVKNKLQTVDGVKSVEVDLSNQVVRILGNSPVKTMNEALEQTGRKARLIGQGVPEDFLVSAAVAEFKGPQIFGVVRLAQVSMELARIEASFSGLSPGKHGWSINEFGDLTRGAASTGKVFNPSNEGTAKQPVGDLGTLDVDKNGESFYTGVKQQLRVADLIGRSIAVYETEDRSDPGLTAAVIARSAGVGENYKKICACDGTTIWEASDKDFVTSKV
- the LOC105792150 gene encoding copper chaperone for superoxide dismutase, chloroplastic/cytosolic isoform X2; the encoded protein is MAFLRSLTPATAIAAASASALPAAFVFSSSFSSSSSSSSSSSRNSSHFPNAKSLPFLSSPPNRLGLIRNFATSPIALNMDSPSSNHNPSQENGSLPDLLTEYMVDMKCEGCVTAVKNKLQTVDGVKSVEVDLSNQVVRILGNSPVKTMNEALEQTGRKARLIGQGVPEDFLVSAAVAEFKGPQIFGVVRLAQVSMELARIEASFSGLSPGKHGWSINEFGDLTRGAASTGKVFNPSNEGTAKQLATWELLMWIRTVSPFTLVSNSSSGLLISLGGQ